The genomic DNA AAGCGCACGATGCCATACCCCCATGCGATTCTAGACTGGGGCCGAGCATAACGACGGAGGGCCTGCCGACACTCAATTGGCACCCTTCTCGCCCAAAACATCGGCTATGCGCTCGCTGGCATGCCCATCCCCGTAAGGGTTCGAGGCCCGCGACATCGTTTCGTAGGCCTCGTCTGACTCAAGTAGCTCGGTAAACGCCCGATATATCCGCTCCTCATCGGTTCCGACGAGTCGAAGCGTCCCGCATGCGACCCCCTCGGGCCGTTCGGTCGTGTCACGCATGACGAGCACGGGCTTGCCAAGGCTTGGCGCCTCTTCCTGGATCCCGCCCGAATCGGTGAGAACAAGGTGGCTTGCCGCCATGAAATTGTGAAAATCGATGACTTCCAAGGGCTCGACGATGCGCAGACGATCGAAGCCGTCTAGCTCGGCATGCGCGGCTCTTCGCACCTCGGGGTTCATATGGATAGGATAGACTGCCTTCACGTCAGGATGCTCTTCCATGACGCGCCTAACGGCTCGGAACATTCGAACCATGGGCTCACCCAGGCTCTCGCGTCTATGCGCAGTGAGGAGGACGAGACGGGATCCTTGCGCCCAGTCGAGGTGCTCATTATGATAGCCCTCGCGCACTGTTGTTCGGAGTGCATCGATGCCGGTGTTGCCCGTCACGAAAATCCTTCCTACGGGTTTACCTTCGTCGAGCAAGTTGCGCTTCGATCTCTCAGTTGGGGCGAAGTAGTATTCGGCAAGGACGTCAACCGCCTGGCGGTTGAACTCCTCGGGCCAGGGAGAGTATAGGTTCCGCGTTCGGAGTCCTGCCTCGACGTGACCGACGGGGATGCGGAGGTAGAAGCACGCGAGCGCCGCAGCAAACGAGGTGGTTGTGTCGCCATGGACGAGCGCCACGTCTGGAAGCTCCCGCTCGAGAACCGACTTGATGCCGAGCATCACGCCGCACGTTACGCCAAAGAGCGTCTGGCCCGGCTTCATCACCGCGAGATCGTAGTCGGGAACAATTCCGAATGTGCGCAGCACCTGATCGAGCATTTCACGATGCTGTCCCGTGACGCACACGGAAACATCGAAGTCGGACGGTCTCGACTTTAGTTCCTTAACTAGGGGGCACATCTTGATGGCTTCTGGGCGCGTCCCGAAGATGAGCAGAACCTTCTTCATTTTCCGCTCCTCTCCTTCGATCGAATCTCCCTGCTCACAAGCCTCATGAATCGAGCGTTTCCCATGACGTACCTTCTCATCAGCCTCTTTGGCTCCTTCATCATCCTAAATAACCATTCGAGGCCCATCCTCTGCATCCAAAGAGGAGCTCTGGGGATTGATCCTGAAATCACGTCGAACGATCCGCCGACGCCGACGTAGACCCCCTTTAGACCCATAAGACGGAAATGCTCGATAACATGCTCTTTCTTCGGCGAGGTGATGCCTACAAATACGATGTTCGGCCTGCTGGATGCCACCTCTTCTCCGACTGCACTAAAATCTTCATCGTCGAAATAGCCGTCCATGATCCCACAGATGTCAAGTCCTGGATAGCTTTCCTCTAACTTCCGGCGGGCGGTCTCCACCGTGTCCCGCGTAGCTCCGAGGAGAAAGATCCGGTATCCTTCGCTCTGGGACAAGCGACACAGCTCGTGCATAAGGTCGATTCCCGCAACCCTCTCCGGGATGTCGATGCCCAGCCTTCTCGCAGCCATGACCATTGAAGCCCCGTCGGCATTTACGATTTCGCACTGCCTAATCATGCGATCCATTGTTTGATCGCTTCGCATCTGCAACAGCTTGTCAGCATTCACTCCTGCCAGATGCGCGAACACTCCCGTCTCCACGAAATCCTTTGTTCTGGATACGGTTTGCTCCATGGTATAAGGGTCTATGGGCGCGCCCATGATCTCGATGCGTGCAGGGTAGCCCATTGTCTAGCATGCCCCTTTCCCGTTGAACATGGCCGCAACAGTCTTCGCGACCACCTTGAGGTCAACCAGGAACGACCTTTCCTCGATGTAGGCGAGGTCCATGTCCACCATCTCCTCGAAACCGGTGTCGCTGCGGCCCCGCACCTGCCAGTAGCCGGTGAGGCCGGGCTTGACCGACAGGCGGCGCATGGCGCGCTCGTCGTACTGGGTGACTTCGGAGGGAAGCGGCGGCCTGGGGCCCACGCAGGAGAGCTGGCCCATGAGGCAGTTCAGGAACTGCGGGAGCTCGTCTATGGAGTGCTTGCGGATAAAGCGGCCTATGCGCGTGACGCGCGGGTCGTCCTTGATCTTGAACAGCGGGCCGTCGGCCTCGTTGAGCTCTGCGAGCTCCGCCAGGCGCTCGTCGGCGTCCTTGTGCATGGAGCGGAACTTGTACATGTCGAAGGCGCGGACCTCGCCGCCCCTCCCGATGCGCCCGACGCGCTTCTGGGAGTAGATGGGGCAGCCTGGGCTCTCAACGCGGATGGCGATGCAGAGGACGATCGAGGGGACCAGCAGCACCGCTATCGCGCACAGCGAGAACGCGATGTCGAACGCCCTCTTCACGAAGCGGTAGCCCAACCGTCCTTCCGCCGGCGCAGGGACGGGCACGGGGCCCTCGGCCTCCGACACCAGCTCGGGCGCCAGGAACGCCACGTCGGAGGCGGCCATCGGCTCGGAGCCGTATGCGGTTCCCGCCGGCGCCGCGCGGGATCCTTCGACTCGCTTCGCTCGCTCGGGATGACAACCCGAGGAGTCGCTCCGCTCAGGACGGCATTCCCCGACCCTTGCGCTCGACTTTACATAACCGCGCTTATCAGACATTGGGGGCGTGGAAATCTCCTCTTGCTCCCCCGCCGTTGCGAAGTCGTCTACCAGCGCGACGGCTCCGTCGGCGGTTACGTCTATTGATTTGTCAGGGTTTCTTTCGAACAATCTCTAATCCGACTTTGACGGTTTTCACACGACCAAGAATCTCTATCTCCAGATACGCCAGGCGCTTGTGGCGATCGAGCTTCTTGATGAGACCCGTCTGGTTCATCAGCGGGCCGTTGAGGATCACGATCTCGTCCCCTTCCATCACGCCGCTCGAGAACTCGACCACGCGGTGGTCAGGCTTGGTGAACGCGTTGATGAAGGCGACTTCTTGATCGTCGAGAGGAGTGAACACATCGTTGTTGCCGAGGAGCCTAGTGAACTTGGGGACGCTTCGCAACGCCTCACGCAGCTTTCCAGGCTGGTCTGTTATTACGAAAATATAACCAGGTAGCAGCACTTCTGAACGCATTTTCCATACGCCCTGGATGCGCTTTTTGACTTCGTACTGGGGGATGAAGGATTCTTGGATCAGCTCTTCGTCGACAAGCTTGTTGATCAGGTCAAGCACGTGCTTTTCCTGGCCGCCGACCGTTTGCACGACGTACCACAATGCCATCACCTCCCTGGCAAGACGAAATAAAGATACGGCTTCGCCCTAGCCATTCAGGCCAAAACGCAACAACGATATGCATCCTCTTGATCGATCCGGAACGCGCACCCAGCGACGATCCCGCTTTCCTCAAGATATGTATGCTGCCGTGTTTTTCACACATCGCCCTGTCGTATCCAGAGCTTGCAGCGGTGCAGTTTCCTGCCGTTAGATCACAGGTCGAACCTGTGGCCTAACGGCAGGAAGCCGTCAAACCGAACCTACAGACGCGCATGCGCTCCTCGCGTTCGGTACGTCCGCTTCGCTTCGGCGAAGTAGCCGTAGTGCTCCACCCGATGCGCATCGCTTGCGATGTACGCGTACAGGTTCTCGTCGAACAGGCGCTTGGCGGGCTTGCGCTCGGCTCCCATGCGACCGCCGGCAATGAAATCGGCCGACGCTTGCAGCTTGCAACCCATCTTCACCAGACCGCGCGCCACCTCGACATCCTCCTGGATGGCGCGATAGCGCTCGGGATGAGCGATGATCACTTGGTAGCCCATCCCCTGCAGTTCGAAGATGGTCCGTTCGTATATCTCGAAGTCGGGCTTGCCCGCCCTCGTAGACAGCTCCAATAAAAACTCGTTCGTGCCGTCGAAGTGCAGATGCTCGGCCCATTCCATGCCCAATTGCATAAGCTTGGAATGGTTCACCTCGAAGCCCATCGTCAGCGGGAACCCGTCAGCGTGCGCCACGAGCAACTCGTAAGCATCCCACATCGCGTCGTAGTCGAAGTAGGGATCGCGCACATGCGGGGTACACACGATAGACGTGATTCCCGCAGCCTTGGCAGCCTCCAGCATGGCCAGAGACTCGTCCAGGTTGCGCGCACCGTCGTCGACGCCGGGAAGGATATGGCAATGCAAATCCCTCATCAGGCCCTACGCCCTCTTCCTGCCACGGGATCCTTAGCGAATCCGCCGCGACCGCCTGCAGGAACGGGGCTGCCCTGCGCACCGCGGGGCGCACGACGCCCGGCCGTGGGAACCGGCGTGCGCGTCTCGGCCTGCAGCGCGGCAACATCGCCGTCGTCCTTCAACCGTCCGCCGTCCTTGGTATAGTACGCGTAATAGTATTCGGAACCGGTGCCTTCGCAGAACGTGGCGCAGATGCCGAGGATGTTGGCATCTGCCTTCTTCAGCTGCTCGCACGCGTCCACCAGCTCGGAACGCTTCGTCGAGCCGGGCTTGACCACCAACACCGTGCCGTCCACCAACGTGGACAGGATGGCGGCATCGACGAAGGTGCCGACCGGCGGCATGTCGTAAATCACATAATCGTAGCTGTCCTCCAGCGTGGCAACCAGCTTCTGGTACCGCTTGGATGAGATGATGTCGGCCGGGTTGGGTATGTTCGGCTCGACGTCGAGGAAGAACAGGTTGGGAGTCTGCGTCGGCGTGACGGCCGTCTTGAGCGGTGCCGCATCGGTGAGGACGGCGTACACGCCCGCCGCAGGACGCACGTTCAGCAGGCTGGCAAGCGTGCGACGCCGCATGTCGGCCTCCACGAGCAGCACCGTCTTGCCCGACGTGGCAATAGCGCGAGCCAGCTCCACGGAGCACGTGGACTTGCCCTCGTTCGGCACCGAACTCGTCATGACGATGGAGCGGATGGGGTTGTCGGGCGACATGAAGCGGATGTTCGCAAAAAGCGTCTTCGCCGCGTTCTGCACCTCGAGCATGTTGGACGCCTGCTTCTTTTTCTTAGCCATGGCCTATACCCTCCTAACCCTTGATCGTGGGGATACGGCCGATGACCGGAATGCCCAGCAGTTCTTCAGCTTCTTCAGGGTTGCGCACCCGCGTGTTCAACATATCCAGCACCACCACGATGGCCACTGCCAGGAAGATGCCCGCGAGAAACGCGACCGCCGTGTACATGGCGCGCGGCGGGCCCGAGGGATCCGTGGGAACCTCGGCCGCGTCGACCACGTTGACGCTCTCGACGCCCATGACGCTTTGCGCGGTGGTGGACAGAACGGTGGATATCTCATTGGCGACGATGGCAGCCGCATCGGGCTTGCCCGCCGTCACCGAGATGCTGATGACGCGCGTGGTGGTGCCCGCTTCGACGGAAATCTTGTATCCGCTGAGCGAAGACATGCCAAGAGCCTCGGCCGTGCGCTTCTGCACGGTCTCCGACTTCGCCAAAGTCGCTATGTCGTTCGCCATGAGCTGGCTGGCGGTGAGGTCGTTGTACGCGGTGGTGCTCGAAGAGCTCGCGTCGTCCTTCGCAGTCAGCACGTACACGGACACCGTGGCCGTGTACTGGTTCTGCATGAGACCCCAACTGAAGCCTGCCGTCGCGATCGCGAGCACGACGGGCAGCACCACCACCAGGGCCAGGTGCTTGCGCAGCAGTTTGAATAGTTCGAGCAGTGTCATTCGTTCGTCTTTCTCTTCAGCGTCGTACGTACGCTGCTTGCTTACTTGCCGTTAACGGTGGTCTCGGCAGCTTCGGGATTCTCGCCGGCGTCGACCGCCTTCATCAGTGTAGCCCAACCCTCGGGATCCTCGTAGCACAGCCACAGGCCGCCGTATTCCTCCATGAAGTCGCCCTTGTACGGACCGGTGCACGTGTAGATGGTGGGGTTGCCCGCCTGTGCGAAATCGGTCGCAAGCGAGATCATCGTCTGCAAGTCGATGCTCGTAGACACGCACTGGGAGAGGTTTTGGATCAGGCCGGGGATCTCGACCGGAGGAGCTTGCAGCACGTTCTTCATGAGCGCCATGGCCATCGCACGCACGTTCGACTGGCGAATGGCCTCCTGGTCGTCGCCATAGGCGGTGCGCATGCGGGCAAGCGCCACGCACTGCTCGCCGTTGAGCAGCTGGTTGCCGGCCTCGATATGGACGGGCGCCTGATCCTGCGTGTACACCTGGTAGTCGATGGTGTAGGGCACGTCCACGTAGATGCCGCCGATCGAATCCACGAACTCGGCCAACCCGGCGAACTCGATTTCCACGTAGTCGGAGATCTTCACGCCGGTGAGGTCCTGCACCGCCGTAACGGCGCCAGCCGCCCCGTTCACGGCGAACATCTGGTTGATCTTCTCGACCTTGCCGTTGTACTCGTACGGCGTGTCGCGCGGAACCGACACCATGGTGATG from Eggerthella lenta DSM 2243 includes the following:
- the wecB gene encoding non-hydrolyzing UDP-N-acetylglucosamine 2-epimerase — its product is MKKVLLIFGTRPEAIKMCPLVKELKSRPSDFDVSVCVTGQHREMLDQVLRTFGIVPDYDLAVMKPGQTLFGVTCGVMLGIKSVLERELPDVALVHGDTTTSFAAALACFYLRIPVGHVEAGLRTRNLYSPWPEEFNRQAVDVLAEYYFAPTERSKRNLLDEGKPVGRIFVTGNTGIDALRTTVREGYHNEHLDWAQGSRLVLLTAHRRESLGEPMVRMFRAVRRVMEEHPDVKAVYPIHMNPEVRRAAHAELDGFDRLRIVEPLEVIDFHNFMAASHLVLTDSGGIQEEAPSLGKPVLVMRDTTERPEGVACGTLRLVGTDEERIYRAFTELLESDEAYETMSRASNPYGDGHASERIADVLGEKGAN
- a CDS encoding WecB/TagA/CpsF family glycosyltransferase; amino-acid sequence: MGYPARIEIMGAPIDPYTMEQTVSRTKDFVETGVFAHLAGVNADKLLQMRSDQTMDRMIRQCEIVNADGASMVMAARRLGIDIPERVAGIDLMHELCRLSQSEGYRIFLLGATRDTVETARRKLEESYPGLDICGIMDGYFDDEDFSAVGEEVASSRPNIVFVGITSPKKEHVIEHFRLMGLKGVYVGVGGSFDVISGSIPRAPLWMQRMGLEWLFRMMKEPKRLMRRYVMGNARFMRLVSREIRSKERSGK
- a CDS encoding sugar transferase, with protein sequence MAASDVAFLAPELVSEAEGPVPVPAPAEGRLGYRFVKRAFDIAFSLCAIAVLLVPSIVLCIAIRVESPGCPIYSQKRVGRIGRGGEVRAFDMYKFRSMHKDADERLAELAELNEADGPLFKIKDDPRVTRIGRFIRKHSIDELPQFLNCLMGQLSCVGPRPPLPSEVTQYDERAMRRLSVKPGLTGYWQVRGRSDTGFEEMVDMDLAYIEERSFLVDLKVVAKTVAAMFNGKGAC
- the loaP gene encoding antiterminator LoaP, coding for MALWYVVQTVGGQEKHVLDLINKLVDEELIQESFIPQYEVKKRIQGVWKMRSEVLLPGYIFVITDQPGKLREALRSVPKFTRLLGNNDVFTPLDDQEVAFINAFTKPDHRVVEFSSGVMEGDEIVILNGPLMNQTGLIKKLDRHKRLAYLEIEILGRVKTVKVGLEIVRKKP
- a CDS encoding CpsB/CapC family capsule biosynthesis tyrosine phosphatase, giving the protein MRDLHCHILPGVDDGARNLDESLAMLEAAKAAGITSIVCTPHVRDPYFDYDAMWDAYELLVAHADGFPLTMGFEVNHSKLMQLGMEWAEHLHFDGTNEFLLELSTRAGKPDFEIYERTIFELQGMGYQVIIAHPERYRAIQEDVEVARGLVKMGCKLQASADFIAGGRMGAERKPAKRLFDENLYAYIASDAHRVEHYGYFAEAKRTYRTRGAHARL
- a CDS encoding CpsD/CapB family tyrosine-protein kinase; this translates as MAKKKKQASNMLEVQNAAKTLFANIRFMSPDNPIRSIVMTSSVPNEGKSTCSVELARAIATSGKTVLLVEADMRRRTLASLLNVRPAAGVYAVLTDAAPLKTAVTPTQTPNLFFLDVEPNIPNPADIISSKRYQKLVATLEDSYDYVIYDMPPVGTFVDAAILSTLVDGTVLVVKPGSTKRSELVDACEQLKKADANILGICATFCEGTGSEYYYAYYTKDGGRLKDDGDVAALQAETRTPVPTAGRRAPRGAQGSPVPAGGRGGFAKDPVAGRGRRA
- a CDS encoding YveK family protein is translated as MTLLELFKLLRKHLALVVVLPVVLAIATAGFSWGLMQNQYTATVSVYVLTAKDDASSSSTTAYNDLTASQLMANDIATLAKSETVQKRTAEALGMSSLSGYKISVEAGTTTRVISISVTAGKPDAAAIVANEISTVLSTTAQSVMGVESVNVVDAAEVPTDPSGPPRAMYTAVAFLAGIFLAVAIVVVLDMLNTRVRNPEEAEELLGIPVIGRIPTIKG
- a CDS encoding LCP family protein; its protein translation is MGFDDNNRQTASGRHGASASRGGSHAYGQPPADGFGQAPHGSRPYPQGGGYASRPTGQTPYPNQRPANYGYASQADEIVRVRKKRKKHTKLKRAALIALAVVVVLVGGVAAYGAWYTSSLASNMALDAQEQSELSSVLAPSDSQMEPFYVLLVGSDNWETYGERSDALVLVRIDPVGHVITMVSVPRDTPYEYNGKVEKINQMFAVNGAAGAVTAVQDLTGVKISDYVEIEFAGLAEFVDSIGGIYVDVPYTIDYQVYTQDQAPVHIEAGNQLLNGEQCVALARMRTAYGDDQEAIRQSNVRAMAMALMKNVLQAPPVEIPGLIQNLSQCVSTSIDLQTMISLATDFAQAGNPTIYTCTGPYKGDFMEEYGGLWLCYEDPEGWATLMKAVDAGENPEAAETTVNGK